The following proteins are encoded in a genomic region of Zea mays cultivar B73 chromosome 9, Zm-B73-REFERENCE-NAM-5.0, whole genome shotgun sequence:
- the LOC109942616 gene encoding uncharacterized protein produces MAPGIRFSKRVRAGAQPEEQSSKRLHSTETDGHNVQEPTDGNDHIPNSPTTPGLADHFSRAAEEAMTSAAHDSTGDVEGNSRTTPGLADHFSRAEEEDMASAAHDSTGDAQANVARDEETEAPTQRAPRRPRAATKGKQLDRMTKVMQRRLPIAVEEGKKRPHEPVQAAKFASEAGIIIRETMPILTRWKDYKDDQKYYNSFVSQLNGRLSVNTEDKATKEACTDMLRSAVKNQRYRLKQKYFNGVPANEISTTSPVSYMTDEQWRALVAKWSDPKNMEISEKNKQNRSQVKFHQATGSRCYVAHLHAYKQKRNREEPSLDQTEELYAVDAFKTCHTSSKRGLSEPAREALIEDTVLDGLRARRQLSYAHYLYHIFAQLIRSPQFQGTLETSRLQFGLYRPAPDDPVPVPDPVPYIQAEDEAFR; encoded by the exons ATGGCTCCAGGCATTAGGTTCAGCAAGAGAGTGAGGGCAGGTGCACAACCAGAGGAGCAATCTTCAAAAAGGCTTCACTCTACAGAGACAGATGGCCACAATGTACAGGAACCAACAGATGGAAATGATCACATACCAAACAGCCctactacacctggacttgctgatcatttcagcagagctgCAGAGGAAGCCATGACATCTGCTGCTCATGATAGTACAGGTGATGTTGAAGGCAACAGCCGtactacacctggacttgctgatcatttcagcagagctgaagaggaagacatggcatctgctgctcatgacagtacaggtgatgctCAAGCCAATGTAGCTAGAGATGAAGAAACTGAAG CTCCTACACAGCGAGCACCAAGGAGACCCAGGGCAGCAACCAAGGGAAAACAACTGGACAGGATGACTAAAGTTATGCAAAGGAGACTGCCCATAGCTGTTGAGGAAGGCAAAAAAAGGCCACATGAACCTGTTCAAGCTGCCAAGTTTGCATCAGAGGCTGGCATCATTATTCGGGAAACCATGCCTATCCTAACTCGTTGGAAAGATTACAAGGACGACCAGAAATACTACAACAGCTTTGTGTCACAGCTAAAT GGGCGCTTGTCCGTTAACACTGAGGACAAGGCAACAAAGGAAGCTTGCACCGATATGCTACGCTCTGCGGTAAAAAACCAGCGTTATCGGCTCAAGCAGAAATACTTCAATGGTGTACCTGCAAATGAGATTAGCACAACTTCTCCTGTATCTTACATGACTGATGAACAGTGGAGGGCATTAGTTGCAAAGTGGTCTGATCCAAAGAACATG GAAATAAGTGAAAAGAACAAGCAGAACCGCAGTCAAGTCAAGTTTCATCAGGCTACGGGTTCTCGCTGCTATGTGGCACACTTACATGCATAT AAGCAGAAGAGAAACCGAGAAGAACCCAGCTTAGATCAGACTGAAGAACTATATGCGGTGGACGCCTTCAAGACCTGTCATACCAGCTCCAAACGTGGCCTGAGTGAACCGGCAAGAGAAGCACTt atcgaggacacagtCTTGGATGGTCTTCGTGCTCGCCGTCAGCTGTCGTATGCGCATTACCTATATCACATCTTCGCGCAGCTGATCAGGTCACCTCAGTTCCAGGGCACCCTCGAGACCTCTCGCCTCCAGTTTGGTTTGTATCGTCCAGCCCCTGATGACCCAGTCCCAGTGCCAGATCCAGTGCCATACATTCAGGCTGAGGATGAGGCGTTCAGGTAG